From the genome of Geobacter sp. SVR, one region includes:
- a CDS encoding SDR family oxidoreductase, with the protein MNEQTIFITGASAGFGAACARSFARQGNRLILTARRIEPLLALQQELAGRAEIHIIPLDVRDREGVQGAVAGLPERFREVDVLLNNAGLALGLEGAQEAHLDDWETMVDTNIKGLMYCTHAILPGMVARNRGHIVNIGSTAGAWPYPGGNVYGGTKAFVTQFSRNLRCDLLGTRVRVTCIQPGMAETDFSKVRFKGDEDQAARVYQGTEPLTAEDIAETVAWVVNRPAHVNINTLELMSIDQTWGPLAVHRSAKG; encoded by the coding sequence ATGAATGAACAAACTATCTTCATCACCGGTGCATCGGCAGGATTCGGTGCGGCCTGCGCCCGCAGCTTTGCACGGCAGGGCAACCGCCTGATCCTGACCGCGCGCCGCATCGAGCCGCTGCTGGCGCTGCAGCAGGAACTGGCCGGCCGGGCCGAAATTCACATCATCCCGCTGGATGTGCGCGACCGCGAGGGCGTTCAAGGAGCAGTGGCAGGACTGCCGGAGCGTTTCCGGGAGGTGGATGTGCTGCTGAACAACGCCGGCCTGGCACTGGGGCTGGAAGGGGCCCAGGAGGCGCATCTGGACGACTGGGAAACCATGGTGGACACCAACATCAAGGGGCTGATGTACTGCACCCATGCCATTCTGCCCGGCATGGTGGCCCGCAATCGCGGGCACATCGTCAACATCGGTTCCACGGCCGGTGCCTGGCCCTATCCCGGGGGCAACGTCTACGGCGGCACCAAGGCTTTTGTGACCCAGTTTTCGCGCAACCTGCGCTGTGACCTGCTCGGCACCCGGGTGCGGGTGACCTGCATCCAGCCCGGCATGGCTGAGACCGACTTTTCCAAGGTGCGTTTCAAGGGGGATGAGGACCAGGCGGCCCGGGTGTACCAGGGCACAGAACCGCTGACTGCCGAGGATATCGCGGAAACGGTTGCGTGGGTGGTGAACCGGCCTGCCCATGTCAACATCAATACCTTGGAGCTGATGTCGATCGACCAGACCTGGGGACCGTTGGCAGTGCACCGGTCTGCCAAGGGGTAA
- the hisG gene encoding ATP phosphoribosyltransferase: protein MSNVLNFGIPKGSLENATVELFRKAGWQVSISSRSYFPGIDDAEMNCKLIRPQEMGKYVERATIDAGIAGRDWVRENESDVVEVCEMVYSKVSRRPARWVLVVAADSPVKGPEDLRGATISTELVGFTKRYFAERGIPVTVEFSWGATEAKVVDGLCDAIVEVTETGSTIKANGLRIVCDLMESVPVLIANRASWEDPWKRAKIDQIATLLKASLQAEGMVGLKMNAPSDRVEAITRVLPSLNNPTVSHLYNSDWLSIESVLSEKDVRRIVPDLIKLGAQGIIEYPLNKII, encoded by the coding sequence ATGAGCAATGTATTGAACTTCGGTATTCCCAAAGGCAGCTTGGAAAACGCCACCGTCGAGCTGTTCAGGAAAGCCGGCTGGCAGGTCAGCATCTCCTCTCGCAGCTATTTCCCCGGCATCGACGACGCAGAGATGAACTGCAAGCTGATCCGGCCGCAGGAGATGGGCAAGTACGTCGAGCGCGCCACCATCGATGCCGGCATCGCCGGGCGCGACTGGGTACGCGAGAACGAGTCCGATGTGGTCGAAGTCTGCGAGATGGTCTATTCCAAGGTCTCGCGCCGTCCGGCCCGCTGGGTGCTGGTGGTTGCTGCGGACTCGCCGGTCAAGGGGCCGGAGGATCTGCGCGGGGCCACCATCTCCACCGAACTGGTCGGTTTCACCAAGCGCTACTTTGCCGAGCGGGGCATTCCGGTCACCGTGGAGTTCTCCTGGGGGGCCACCGAGGCCAAGGTGGTGGACGGCCTGTGCGACGCCATCGTCGAGGTAACCGAGACCGGCTCTACCATCAAGGCCAACGGTCTGCGGATCGTGTGCGACCTGATGGAGTCGGTGCCGGTGCTGATCGCCAACCGCGCCTCGTGGGAAGATCCCTGGAAGCGGGCCAAGATCGATCAGATCGCCACGCTGCTCAAGGCTTCACTGCAGGCCGAGGGCATGGTCGGCCTCAAGATGAACGCACCCTCCGACCGGGTCGAGGCGATCACCCGGGTGCTGCCCAGCCTGAACAACCCGACCGTGTCGCACCTGTACAATTCGGACTGGCTTTCCATCGAGAGCGTGCTGTCGGAGAAGGATGTCCGCCGGATCGTGCCCGATCTGATCAAGCTGGGTGCGCAGGGGATCATCGAATACCCCCTGAACAAAATCATTTAA
- a CDS encoding RluA family pseudouridine synthase codes for MLTFTITPHDHCRRLESLLRTLMPQATAGYTRKLIRSGAAKLNGAAGVPDIFLSAGDCVTLKESAATIALLSECRPALDILYEDERIAVVNKPPGLPMHRTAEQEPNLVELGMVYMAQRNTPCKLYPVNRIDRGTSGVVILAKSSSSAGMYGRQVKEIGLDKLYLALAAGEPDESGMIAIPLDGKDSETRYRVLVRGKRCALLAVTPLSGRMHQIRRHLESIGVPVMGDKRYGGGKLEDYDGFALHSFRTIIVGPEAGAQAVCAPLPAGLLELCARCTGVTEEGIVAAITAGLPENGKPL; via the coding sequence ATGCTGACGTTTACCATTACCCCCCACGATCATTGCCGCCGGCTGGAAAGCCTCCTGCGCACCCTGATGCCGCAGGCCACGGCAGGCTATACCCGCAAACTGATCAGAAGCGGCGCCGCAAAGCTCAATGGTGCCGCCGGAGTCCCGGATATCTTTCTGTCCGCGGGCGACTGCGTCACCCTTAAGGAAAGCGCCGCCACAATCGCGCTTTTAAGCGAATGCCGTCCGGCGCTGGATATCCTGTACGAGGATGAGCGGATCGCGGTGGTCAACAAGCCCCCCGGCCTGCCGATGCACCGGACCGCCGAGCAGGAGCCCAACCTGGTGGAACTCGGCATGGTCTACATGGCGCAACGCAACACCCCGTGCAAGCTCTACCCGGTCAACAGGATCGACCGGGGCACGTCGGGGGTCGTCATCCTGGCCAAAAGTTCCTCTTCGGCCGGCATGTACGGCCGGCAGGTCAAGGAAATCGGACTGGACAAGCTCTATCTGGCGCTGGCAGCCGGGGAACCGGATGAAAGCGGGATGATCGCGATCCCTCTGGACGGCAAGGATTCGGAAACCCGCTACCGGGTTCTGGTGCGGGGAAAACGTTGCGCTCTGCTGGCGGTCACGCCTCTCAGCGGCCGCATGCACCAGATCAGGCGGCACCTTGAGAGTATCGGCGTTCCGGTGATGGGGGACAAGCGTTATGGCGGGGGAAAACTGGAGGATTACGACGGCTTTGCCCTGCACTCGTTTCGCACCATCATCGTGGGGCCGGAGGCGGGCGCCCAGGCTGTCTGTGCGCCGCTGCCGGCCGGATTGCTCGAACTCTGCGCCCGTTGTACCGGGGTGACTGAAGAGGGAATCGTGGCCGCCATAACGGCAGGACTGCCCGAAAACGGCAAGCCCCTCTAG
- a CDS encoding zinc-dependent alcohol dehydrogenase family protein, producing the protein MHAMVLERAGQPLKLERLAIPKPAAGELLLKVQACGICRTDLHVVDGELTAPKLPLVPGHQIVGEVEVCGPEVTGFEPGDLVGVPWLGGTCGECAYCLSGRENLCRDALFTGYRKDGGFAEYCTADARFCFTIPEGYLATQAAPLLCAGLIGYRSLRMAGPGKRLGIYGFGAAAHIVTQVACWQGREVYAFTRAGDEAGQSFARDMGACWAGDALERPPVELDAAIIFAPAGELVPAALKAVGPGGGVVCGGIHMSAIPSFPYELLWEERSIVSVCNLTRRDGEEFLQLAPQIPIRTEVEVFSLEQANQALDALRSGRIRGAGVLVPQEQA; encoded by the coding sequence ATGCACGCGATGGTGCTGGAGCGGGCCGGGCAGCCACTGAAACTCGAAAGGCTGGCGATCCCGAAGCCTGCGGCCGGAGAACTGCTCCTGAAGGTGCAGGCCTGCGGCATCTGCCGGACCGACCTGCACGTGGTGGATGGCGAACTGACAGCGCCGAAGCTGCCGCTGGTGCCGGGGCACCAGATCGTGGGGGAGGTGGAGGTCTGCGGACCGGAGGTTACCGGCTTCGAACCGGGGGACCTAGTTGGGGTGCCCTGGCTGGGGGGGACCTGCGGAGAGTGCGCTTACTGCCTCTCGGGACGGGAGAATCTCTGTCGGGATGCGCTGTTCACCGGCTACCGGAAGGACGGCGGCTTTGCCGAGTACTGCACTGCCGATGCCCGTTTCTGTTTCACCATTCCGGAGGGATACCTGGCCACCCAGGCTGCGCCGCTCCTGTGCGCCGGTCTGATCGGCTACCGTTCGCTGCGTATGGCAGGGCCTGGCAAACGGTTGGGGATCTACGGCTTCGGCGCCGCGGCGCACATCGTGACCCAGGTGGCATGCTGGCAAGGGCGTGAAGTGTACGCCTTCACCCGGGCCGGGGATGAGGCGGGTCAGTCCTTTGCGCGGGACATGGGTGCCTGCTGGGCGGGAGACGCCCTCGAACGGCCGCCGGTGGAGCTGGATGCGGCCATCATCTTCGCCCCGGCCGGGGAACTGGTGCCGGCAGCGCTCAAGGCGGTCGGTCCCGGAGGGGGGGTGGTCTGCGGCGGCATCCATATGAGCGCGATCCCCTCGTTCCCCTACGAACTGCTGTGGGAGGAGCGCAGCATAGTATCGGTCTGCAACCTGACCCGCCGCGACGGCGAGGAATTCCTGCAACTGGCCCCGCAGATACCGATCCGCACCGAAGTGGAGGTATTCAGCTTGGAGCAGGCCAACCAGGCGCTGGACGCCCTGCGGAGCGGCCGAATCAGGGGTGCCGGGGTGCTGGTGCCGCAGGAGCAGGCCTGA
- a CDS encoding YdcF family protein, which translates to MILLIKKIFASFLLPPGCLILLLFGCALVHIRRRAIGTAWWFLLPALLLWILSTTYVSTALHASLERGFGIPAHPSGDVIVLLGGGVYDRVADLSGSGAPTEHMLARLVTAVRLQRRLGLPVLISGGAVFAGRTAEAPVARRFMIDMGVPPDRILIEDKSRDTIENALFSKKVLAREGLKKPILVTSAFHMRRSVEAFRRAGLEVTAVPSSLRTAPDRAMVWADWLPDSSNLEATSAALREYLGLIYYRLAGKRAA; encoded by the coding sequence ATGATACTCCTCATCAAGAAAATATTCGCCAGCTTTCTGCTGCCCCCCGGTTGCCTGATCCTGCTGCTGTTCGGCTGCGCCCTGGTTCACATCAGGCGCCGCGCGATTGGAACTGCCTGGTGGTTTCTCCTGCCGGCGCTGCTGTTGTGGATCCTGTCGACCACGTATGTGTCAACGGCGCTGCATGCCTCCCTGGAGCGTGGTTTTGGCATCCCTGCCCATCCCAGCGGAGATGTGATCGTGCTTTTGGGGGGAGGTGTGTACGACCGGGTAGCGGACCTGAGCGGCAGCGGCGCCCCCACCGAGCATATGCTAGCCCGGCTGGTTACGGCGGTGAGGCTGCAGCGCAGGCTGGGATTGCCGGTGCTGATCAGCGGCGGCGCGGTCTTTGCCGGCCGGACAGCCGAAGCGCCGGTGGCCAGGCGCTTTATGATCGATATGGGGGTGCCTCCTGACAGGATCCTGATCGAGGATAAAAGTCGCGACACCATCGAAAATGCGCTTTTCAGCAAAAAGGTGCTGGCGCGCGAGGGATTGAAGAAGCCGATCCTGGTCACCTCGGCCTTTCATATGCGCCGTTCGGTGGAGGCCTTTCGCAGGGCCGGCTTGGAGGTGACAGCGGTGCCATCATCATTGCGTACCGCCCCGGACCGCGCCATGGTGTGGGCCGACTGGCTCCCCGATAGCAGCAATCTGGAGGCGACCTCGGCCGCGCTGCGGGAATACCTGGGGCTGATCTATTACCGGCTGGCCGGAAAACGGGCGGCATGA